The Rhodospirillales bacterium nucleotide sequence GGTGGTGCCGTGGAGCGCCGACGTGACCGACGCCGCGTCGGTCGGCCGCGCGCTCGCCGGCGCCGGCGCGGCGGTCAATCTGGTCGGCATCCTGTTCGAACGCGGCCAGCGCACTTTCGCCCGCGTGCATGCCGAAGGCGCGGCCAACGTGGCGCGCGAGGCGGCGGCCGCGGGCGTGACGCGGCTGGTGCATGTGTCCGCCCTCGGCGCCGACGCCGAGTCGGAATCGGCCTACGCCCGCAGCAAGGCCGAGGGCGAAGCGCGCGTGCGCGCCGCGTTTCCGGACGCGGCGATCCTGCGCCCGAGCGTGGTGTTCGGGCCCGAGGACGATTTTTTCAACCGCTTCGCCGCGCTGGCGCGCTTTTCGCCGGCGCTGCCGGTGATCGGCGCGCCGACGTTTCCCGCCCTGCGCCGCGGCGAAGGGGCGTTGCCGTTCGTGCTCGATTTCTTCGGCGCGGGCGGACCGAGGATGCAGCCGGTGTTCGTCGGCGACGTGGCGGATGCGGTCGTCGCCTGTTTGAAACGTCCGGAGACGCGGGGCCGCACGTTCGAGTTGGCCGGACCGCGCGTCTACAGCTTCAAGGAGATCATGGAGCTCGTGCTCGCGGCGACCGGTCGCTGCCGGCTGCTGGTGCCGATGCCCTACTGGCTGGCCGAGATCGAAGCCATGATCCTGCAATGGCTGCCGAAGCCGTTGCTGACGCCCGACCAGGTGCGGCTGTTGACGGTGGACAACGTCGCCGGCGGAACGGCGCCGGGGCTTGCCGACCTCGGCATCGCGCCGACGCCGGCCGAGGCGATCGTGCCCGGATACCTCGCCCGCTACCGGCCGCCGTCCCGCCGCGCGACGAAGTCGCCGTAGACGGACCCTAGAGCGTAGTTCCATAATATAGAATCGGCTGCGTTGCGCCGTGGCGCGGCGATCCGCCAGGCGCGCCGCGAAGAGCGATGCCGGAGCATCAGTCGAGCGGCGCAACGAAGCGGGCGCCCGCCACGGCGCAACCCCTTGCGGGCCGGGGGCTTTTGCGGCACGGGTTCGTCGCGGAGCTTGCCCGTAAGCACCGCTACGGGCTTCGCCCCGCTCCTGCCCGTGACGCAAAATCCCTCCGGCGCAGCGGTTCCATATTATGGAACTACGCTCTAAGGCAGCTGGCGCGCGGCGCCGACGATCAGCTCGCCGAACTCGCGCAGGAACACGGAACCGCGCACCGTGCGTTGCACCAGCACGCTGCGCCGGTCCTGTTCGTCGATCTTGCGGCGGACGAATTCGATTTCGGTCAGCCGGTCGATCGCGCGCGTGACCGCGGGCTTGGAAATGCCGAGCAGGTTGGCGAGCCCGCGCACCGTGTGCGGCGGCGGCGTCAGGTACACCGTCAGCAGGATGGACATCTGGCGCGCGGACAGGTCGGGCGCCTCGAGGCGAACGCTGGCGCTGAGCGCGCGCCGCCAGATGTCGAGCGCCTGGATCTCGTCGAGCTGAACCGCCATTCGATTTCCCCGGCCGTCCGCGCGGCGATCAGGGCGCCGCAAAATCGTTCCGCCTTCAA carries:
- a CDS encoding MarR family transcriptional regulator, with translation MAVQLDEIQALDIWRRALSASVRLEAPDLSARQMSILLTVYLTPPPHTVRGLANLLGISKPAVTRAIDRLTEIEFVRRKIDEQDRRSVLVQRTVRGSVFLREFGELIVGAARQLP
- a CDS encoding complex I NDUFA9 subunit family protein yields the protein MRRQVVTVFGGSGFLGRHVVQRLCREGAIVRVAARDPERASILKPLGDVGQVVPWSADVTDAASVGRALAGAGAAVNLVGILFERGQRTFARVHAEGAANVAREAAAAGVTRLVHVSALGADAESESAYARSKAEGEARVRAAFPDAAILRPSVVFGPEDDFFNRFAALARFSPALPVIGAPTFPALRRGEGALPFVLDFFGAGGPRMQPVFVGDVADAVVACLKRPETRGRTFELAGPRVYSFKEIMELVLAATGRCRLLVPMPYWLAEIEAMILQWLPKPLLTPDQVRLLTVDNVAGGTAPGLADLGIAPTPAEAIVPGYLARYRPPSRRATKSP